One window of the Rhipicephalus microplus isolate Deutch F79 chromosome 2, USDA_Rmic, whole genome shotgun sequence genome contains the following:
- the LOC142779501 gene encoding membrane metallo-endopeptidase-like 1, with protein sequence MGPAPPGREDYASTTGEQERASGAPTTDSDPRVVEYGTDSQRKATADGRRRSVLCNRRSVSAVKFPPFSRWPLWHRYGFKAIAVTACTLAVCWVIPAAIRFTVGCWQPHCTNWVAEMGSSLNLSQDPCDNFYTFVCGKETSKLTLFRRGGFVRLTISVYLSFLKKLMVTDFRQPKEELSMAHRRYLQLSQRCFQQAISGVDHVGMVKAVMAEHGLSWPPDKDEPRSLLERLTELCLVRGIHVIFSIESGINLRRPGFYTIHLGVNLQSLAVWTLLRGNLVRTGNLGSFFVRTAAVLSKEPIDPRLVERLVSLDNMIMTVAMGTSLTERLNLTEQFVSFTDLGNHTGEFFPGQVLLKAVNRVLELYAQPLGPEDEIMLTHGSYLRLLGRLLLASGESDTVQAYAALMLARSLSPAASRKLAEAQWPGEGGSILSTLLSLQHCVGVAVVDLPYIAGDLFVRWFFPGGHMEAAHDMVARIANATRQTFETLHWIDEPTRRNALLRISDLERIVVRPENLSTTMQLDDYYSFLPAAADDLSYPEMLFDTMQAKATAALRLLNATRPVFSHVRREFPMVVVNAFYVPIYHMIVIPPGIMFAPFLKPTDVPDALNYGSLGHVIGHEITHSFDEDFGLYNKFGEREDWWSPESRANFRERLTCLRRLYNEASEGTGIDFGDTALAENFADCGGMVKALHAFRNLGQQTAMTLKGREFTAEQLFFISSCYKWCWPTRDSAKLRKSGDKDDILKFYSPMDMRCNVPLMNMPEFEQAFACTNGSYMRSLSRCEVL encoded by the coding sequence ATGGGGCCGGCACCTCCTGGAAGAGAAGATTACGCGTCTACCACTGGTGAGCAGGAACGCGCTTCGGGCGCTCCAACGACCGACAGCGATCCAAGAGTGGTCGAGTACGGAACAGATTCGCAGCGCAAGGCTACCGCCGACGGGAGGCGGCGCAGTGTGCTATGCAACCGGCGATCAGTGTCCGCGGTCAAATTCCCACCGTTTTCTCGTTGGCCGCTGTGGCACCGTTACGGATTCAAAGCTATCGCGGTTACGGCATGCACGCTCGCCGTCTGCTGGGTCATCCCCGCTGCAATCAGGTTCACAGTGGGGTGCTGGCAGCCGCACTGTACCAACTGGGTGGCCGAGATGGGCAGCTCTCTGAACCTGAGCCAGGACCCCTGTGACAACTTTTACACCTTCGTGTGCGGGAAAGAGACTTCGAAGTTGACGCTTTTCCGCAGGGGCGGATTCGTCCGATTGACGATCAGCGTGTACCTGTCCTTCTTAAAGAAGCTCATGGTTACCGACTTCAGGCAGCCGAAGGAAGAACTCAGCATGGCTCATAGGCGCTACCTTCAGCTCTCGCAACGCTGTTTCCAACAGGCCATCAGCGGAGTGGACCATGTTGGCATGGTGAAGGCTGTGATGGCCGAGCACGGCCTGTCGTGGCCGCCTGACAAAGACGAACCGCGTTCGCTGCTTGAGCGGCTGACTGAGCTGTGCCTGGTACGGGGAATCCACGTGATCTTTTCAATTGAGTCCGGCATCAACCTCAGAAGACCTGGCTTCTACACAATTCACCTGGGCGTCAACCTGCAGTCGCTCGCCGTGTGGACACTGCTGCGCGGAAATCTCGTTCGGACGGGCAACCTAGGCTCCTTCTTCGTCAGAACTGCCGCCGTTCTCTCCAAAGAGCCCATAGATCCGCGGCTGGTCGAACGCTTGGTGTCTCTGGACAACATGATAATGACTGTGGCCATGGGCACTTCCCTCACGGAGCGGTTGAACTTGACCGAACAGTTCGTGAGCTTTACAGACCTCGGGAACCACACGGGAGAGTTTTTCCCTGGCCAAGTTCTCCTGAAGGCTGTGAACAGAGTATTGGAACTCTATGCCCAGCCACTGGGGCCGGAAGACGAGATCATGTTGACTCACGGCTCCTACCTACGGCTTCTCGGCCGTCTTCTATTGGCGAGTGGAGAGTCGGATACGGTCCAGGCGTACGCGGCGCTCATGCTGGCCCGGTCCCTGTCGCCTGCAGCCTCGCGCAAGCTTGCCGAAGCCCAGTGGCCCGGAGAAGGTGGCTCTATATTATCGACGCTACTCTCGCTGCAACACTGCGTCGGTGTCGCCGTGGTAGACCTGCCATACATAGCCGGAGACCTGTTCGTGCGGTGGTTCTTTCCCGGTGGACATATGGAAGCAGCACACGACATGGTCGCACGCATTGCAAACGCGACGCGGCAAACATTCGAGACACTGCACTGGATCGACGAGCCAACGCGTCGAAACGCCCTTCTTCGCATCTCCGATTTGGAGAGGATTGTCGTGCGTCCTGAAAACCTGTCTACAACCATGCAGCTTGACGATTACTATTCATTCCTGCCAGCTGCAGCGGACGACCTCAGTTATCCGGAGATGCTGTTCGACACGATGCAAGCAAAGGCGACGGCGGCGCTGCGGCTCCTCAACGCTACGCGTCCCGTTTTCAGTCACGTGAGAAGGGAGTTCCCCATGGTAGTGGTGAACGCCTTCTACGTCCCCATCTACCACATGATAGTCATTCCTCCGGGCATCATGTTCGCTCCTTTCTTGAAGCCCACGGATGTGCCGGATGCGCTCAATTACGGCAGCCTCGGTCACGTGATTGGCCACGAGATCACGCACAGCTTCGACGAGGACTTCGGGCTGTACAATAAGTTCGGTGAGCGCGAGGACTGGTGGTCGCCGGAGTCGCGTGCCAACTTTCGCGAACGACTGACCTGTCTGCGTCGCCTCTACAACGAGGCCTCCGAGGGGACGGGTATTGACTTCGGCGACACGGCTTTAGCGGAGAATTTCGCTGACTGCGGTGGCATGGTGAAGGCATTGCACGCTTTTAGGAACCTTGGACAGCAGACCGCGATGACTCTGAAAGGCCGCGAGTTCACAGCCGAGCAGCTATTCTTTATTTCGAGCTGTTACAAGTGGTGCTGGCCAACGCGAGACTCGGCGAAGCTGCGAAAAAGTGGCGACAAAGACGACATTCTCAAGTTTTATTCGCCGATGGACATGCGTTGTAATGTGCCGTTGATGAATATGCCCGAATTCGAGCAGGCCTTCGCTTGCACCAATGGGTCGTACATGAGATCGCTTAGCCGCTGCGAGGTGCTTTGA